The sequence TGATGTACGAGTCCCAGCTGCGGTTCAGGTCGGCCGGAGTCACGCCAGCTTTTTTCAGCATGTCGGTGCGGTAGTACATGGTGCCGGGGCCGATGTCGGTGGGAATGGCGACCAGGCGGCCCTGGTGGGTGGCCTGTGGGAAGGTGTAGGTGACGAACCGGTTTTTGAGGGTGTTGCCGTTGTAGGGGGCCCTGGCGAGGTTCTCGAGCCCGGCGCCCTCGGCAAACTTCGCAACGTAGCCGAAGTCGACGGCAACGACGTCCTGCGCGCCGGCGCCGGTGGCGAGGGCCGTGGTGAGGGCGTTGTGGTGGTCGGCCCATTCGAGGACGACGAGCTTCACGTCGATGTTGGGGTTCGCCTTGACAAAGCCGGGGATAGCGGCTTTCACAACGTCGTCAAGGTTGGGGTAGACGCCGACGGTGATCGTCTGCTTCTGGGCGAGCGCACTGGAGGCGAGGGCAAGGGTGGCGAGGAACATCAGACCTTTTTTCATGATTCACTCCTGAAGTGAAAGGATGACTGGGTTTTGAAAGCGCTTTCAGATGCGAGACTAATTGCTTTGGTCATCAATAGGTTCCCTTACCTCCTATGTGTGCTGGCGGAATACCGCAACATCACGGTGGACTCGCGGATCACGAGTTGTGGTTTGATATCCGGAAGATTAGCACGCTCACCTGAAAGCATTCTTAACATGCTCTGGGCAAGGGTGATCCCCAGTTCGTAGGTGGGCTGGCGTACTGTCGTGAGCGGTGGGGTGGTGTAGGTGGAACTGGGCAGGTCATCGAAACCGACCAGGGAAATGTCGTCTGGAACGCGGACTCCCTTGCGGTACAGGGCGAGTCGTGCACCATACGCCATCTGGTCGTTCGCGGCAAAAATGGCGCTGAACATCTCGCGGCCCTCGAACAGCCGCGTAGCGGCCACGAACCCCGACGTTTCCAGGAAGTCCCCTTCCAGGACGAGTTCAGGAATGAACGGGAGTCCTGCTTCTTCGAGAGCAGTCTTGTACCCGCTCAGCCGGTCGCGGGCATCCCGGTGCGCGGACGGCCCGGCAATGTGCGCAATCCGCTGATGACCGAATTCGATCAGGTGCCTGGTGAGAAGGTAGGCGCCCTGCTCGTTGTCGATCTTCAGGCACTGGCCAGGCAGCTGATGAATATCGCGCCCGAAGACGATCAGCGGAACCTGCGCCGCTACCTCGATCAGCCGCTGGTCGGGAATGGCTCCGCCAAGGACGATCATGGCGTCGGTCTTGTGACTGAGGAGCACGTCGATGGCCGCATTTTCCTCCTCGGCGTGCCAGTGGCCGTCGGCGAAGATGG is a genomic window of Deinococcus malanensis containing:
- a CDS encoding LacI family DNA-binding transcriptional regulator, whose product is MTLAEVARQAGVSSSTVSRILNGTTNVSHAKREAVERAITALNYKPNVLARNLARGRTMNIGVLTQDISSPFYGDMLRGIEQGLAGSGYLPIFADGHWHAEEENAAIDVLLSHKTDAMIVLGGAIPDQRLIEVAAQVPLIVFGRDIHQLPGQCLKIDNEQGAYLLTRHLIEFGHQRIAHIAGPSAHRDARDRLSGYKTALEEAGLPFIPELVLEGDFLETSGFVAATRLFEGREMFSAIFAANDQMAYGARLALYRKGVRVPDDISLVGFDDLPSSTYTTPPLTTVRQPTYELGITLAQSMLRMLSGERANLPDIKPQLVIRESTVMLRYSASTHRR